One window of the Methanocaldococcus vulcanius M7 genome contains the following:
- a CDS encoding pyridoxal phosphate-dependent aminotransferase produces the protein MRNPIIDVGAKELSYEIREIVDIAKKVEKFGINITWENIGDPIAKGEEIPEWIKEIIAEIVRDNNSYAYCPTKGLPETREFLSERVNERGGVQITAEDIIFFNGLGDAIAKIYGLLKRQVRVINPSPSYSTHSSAEASHAGSPPITYFLDPKNYWYPDIDDLEKRIKYNPAVSGILVINPDNPTGAVYPKKILNEIVDLANEYDLFIICDEIYCNLIYNGKKQHLLCEVIDDVCGLSLKGISKEIPWPGARCGWIEVYNADKDEEFKKYINSIYKAKLIEVCSTTLPQMAIPRIMGHKNYKKYLNERNKFFEKRSNTAFKKLKDLEGVIANKTNGAFYMSVVFEDNYLNGNNTIKIDNKRLKEFIENQIKNASIDKKFVYYLLASTGICVVPLTSFCSQLNGFRITLLERDDKKFNWIFDTLAEKIEEFIL, from the coding sequence ATGAGAAATCCAATAATCGACGTAGGAGCAAAAGAGTTGAGTTATGAAATAAGAGAGATCGTTGATATTGCAAAAAAAGTAGAGAAGTTTGGGATTAATATAACTTGGGAAAACATTGGAGACCCAATAGCAAAAGGAGAAGAGATTCCAGAATGGATAAAAGAAATAATAGCAGAGATTGTTAGAGACAACAATTCCTATGCCTACTGTCCGACCAAAGGTTTGCCAGAAACAAGAGAATTTTTATCAGAGAGGGTAAATGAACGAGGAGGAGTTCAAATAACTGCCGAAGATATTATATTCTTTAACGGATTAGGAGATGCAATAGCAAAGATCTACGGGTTATTAAAGAGGCAAGTTAGAGTGATAAATCCCTCTCCTTCATATTCAACACACTCCTCAGCAGAAGCATCCCATGCAGGTTCTCCACCAATAACTTACTTCTTAGACCCTAAAAACTACTGGTATCCAGATATTGATGATTTAGAAAAGAGGATCAAATATAACCCAGCAGTTAGTGGAATTCTCGTTATAAATCCTGACAATCCGACAGGAGCTGTCTATCCAAAAAAAATACTCAATGAAATCGTAGATCTTGCAAATGAATATGATTTATTCATAATTTGCGATGAAATCTACTGTAATCTTATATATAATGGAAAAAAACAGCATTTACTGTGTGAAGTTATAGATGATGTTTGTGGTTTATCGTTAAAGGGAATATCTAAGGAAATTCCATGGCCGGGAGCAAGATGTGGATGGATTGAGGTTTACAATGCTGATAAAGATGAAGAATTTAAAAAATATATAAACAGTATATACAAAGCCAAGTTAATAGAGGTTTGCTCTACCACACTGCCACAGATGGCCATTCCAAGAATTATGGGGCATAAAAACTATAAAAAATATCTAAATGAGAGAAATAAGTTTTTTGAAAAACGATCTAATACTGCATTCAAAAAATTAAAGGACTTAGAAGGAGTTATAGCAAATAAGACAAATGGAGCTTTCTACATGTCGGTTGTGTTTGAAGATAACTACTTAAATGGAAACAATACAATAAAAATAGATAATAAAAGATTGAAGGAATTTATAGAGAATCAAATAAAAAACGCTTCCATTGATAAGAAGTTTGTTTATTATCTATTGGCATCAACTGGAATTTGTGTTGTTCCATTAACCTCTTTCTGCTCTCAACTCAACGGATTTAGAATAACACTCTTAGAAAGGGACGATAAAAAATTCAACTGGATATTTGATACCTTGGCTGAAAAAATAGAAGAATTTATATTATAG
- the ttuA gene encoding tRNA-5-methyluridine(54) 2-sulfurtransferase, with product MKCRFCNSPSYVEIRYPKKINLCKEHFIEYFEDRVKKSIEKYKMLNKDEKILVAVSGGKDGHVAAWILKKLGYNIELFHINLGIKGFSDESLRAVKALAERLNTPLHVVDLKEITGKTIEDIRGKKCSICGITKRYLMNKFGYERGFDVIITGHNLDDEISFILNNVLNWNIRYLAKHEPVLPAHDKFLKKVKIFFEIDEYLILKYAEAEEIPFTTVKCKFAEGAITLKHRDYLNELEKERSGIKLQFLYGYMKNRHLFKVEEEDFQFRECEVCGMTSAGKICSFCRVWKLYKKKRKKENNKGK from the coding sequence ATGAAGTGTAGGTTTTGCAATAGTCCTTCTTATGTAGAAATCCGTTATCCCAAAAAAATAAATCTCTGCAAAGAGCATTTTATTGAATATTTTGAAGATAGAGTAAAAAAATCAATAGAAAAATATAAAATGTTAAATAAGGATGAAAAAATTCTGGTTGCGGTGTCTGGTGGAAAAGATGGGCATGTGGCTGCCTGGATCTTAAAAAAACTTGGATATAACATTGAATTATTTCATATAAATTTGGGAATTAAAGGATTTTCTGATGAGTCGTTAAGGGCTGTTAAAGCGTTGGCAGAGCGATTAAACACTCCTCTTCACGTTGTTGATTTGAAAGAAATCACTGGAAAAACAATTGAAGATATTAGAGGAAAAAAATGCTCCATCTGTGGAATAACAAAAAGATATTTAATGAATAAGTTTGGATATGAAAGAGGTTTTGATGTTATCATTACTGGGCATAATTTAGATGATGAGATCTCTTTTATCTTAAATAACGTTTTAAATTGGAATATAAGATATTTAGCAAAACATGAGCCAGTTCTTCCTGCACATGATAAATTTTTAAAGAAAGTTAAAATATTCTTCGAGATAGATGAGTATTTGATTTTAAAATATGCAGAAGCTGAAGAAATTCCTTTTACAACTGTAAAATGTAAATTTGCAGAGGGAGCGATAACTTTAAAGCATAGGGATTACTTAAATGAATTAGAAAAAGAGAGATCTGGAATAAAATTGCAATTTCTGTATGGATATATGAAGAATAGGCATTTATTTAAGGTTGAGGAGGAAGATTTTCAATTTAGAGAATGTGAAGTTTGTGGTATGACTTCCGCCGGAAAAATTTGCTCATTTTGCAGGGTTTGGAAACTTTACAAGAAAAAAAGAAAAAAGGAAAACAATAAAGGGAAATAA
- a CDS encoding TrmJ/YjtD family RNA methyltransferase — MISVVLVNPKYGGNVGSIARVMMNFDFKELRIVGSKEILNKEAYMMAVHAKDILNNAKFYDTFEEAIKDLDFVIATSGARGGDRNLKRVPITPKELALQLLEIEGNVGIVFGREDDGLTNEELEKCDLLVSIPTSNLYPIMNLSHAVAVILYEIYSTRVGNRFLDVNMREASRKDKDLLINKFNEFIDRNEKIPEHKKELCKIIFKRLVNRAFISGKEAWTLMSAFK, encoded by the coding sequence ATGATCTCAGTTGTGTTAGTAAATCCCAAGTATGGAGGAAACGTAGGAAGTATTGCAAGAGTTATGATGAATTTTGATTTTAAAGAGCTTAGAATTGTAGGAAGTAAAGAAATTTTAAATAAAGAGGCATATATGATGGCTGTCCATGCAAAAGATATTCTAAACAATGCAAAATTTTATGATACCTTTGAGGAGGCAATAAAAGACCTTGATTTTGTTATTGCCACTTCAGGAGCAAGAGGAGGAGATAGGAATCTAAAAAGAGTTCCAATAACCCCAAAAGAACTGGCTTTACAACTGTTAGAGATTGAAGGTAATGTAGGAATTGTTTTTGGTAGGGAAGATGATGGACTAACAAACGAGGAGTTAGAAAAATGCGATCTCCTTGTTTCAATCCCTACATCTAATCTTTATCCAATAATGAATTTATCTCACGCTGTTGCAGTTATTTTATATGAAATCTATTCCACAAGAGTTGGAAATAGGTTTTTAGATGTTAATATGAGAGAGGCATCAAGAAAGGATAAAGACCTATTAATAAACAAATTTAATGAATTTATCGATAGAAATGAAAAGATTCCTGAACATAAAAAGGAATTATGCAAGATAATCTTTAAACGACTCGTTAATAGGGCATTTATAAGTGGAAAGGAGGCGTGGACTTTAATGAGTGCATTTAAATGA
- the rgy gene encoding reverse gyrase — translation MIPMIYKGMCPNCEDEIRSERLEVGVCEKCLPIDKKLEKLELCKNLKKEKTLKNLEKYCSVWNEFKKFEEFVKRLGFELLSIQKMWAKRVLKNKSFSIVAPTGVGKSFFGIIMSLYLTKKGKKCYIILPTTLLVKQTHDRILSLIEKCKLNINVISYHSDLSTKEKKEAKEKIENGDYDLLITTSNYLAKNDINNKFDFIFVDDVDSLLKASKNIDKTLKLLGFDEELIKEAYKIIYLIKIGKIEEALKKREELKRKVSNINHGCLIIASATGKSYGDKVKLYRELLDFEIGFGMNKLRDVEDIYDEEFKKEEVLEYIKIFGSGGLVFVPIDYGVEKAEEIEKYLLENNIKAKLIYSKDKKGFEEFRKGEIDVLIGVASYYGVLVRGLDMPERVRYAVFYGIPKFKIKLKEYIDKLIEKGVLKENIDIENKSEDEIRHIVKEKLKMKNFSIKLENGEYFILIPDVKTYIQASGRTSRMTEFGLTKGASIVLVDDKDIFEYLRKYMLFMYESEFKKIDEVDIRELIKKIDEDREKIKSGRSSGKTPDLLKSVLMVVESPNKARTIANFFGKPSVRKIKNRNVYEVCVGDLNLLITASGGHVFDLVTKEGFYGVKIEDNIYIPIYASIKKVNGEQFTDQKDLEDVIKQLMEKGEKITNIIDAKDNIEIIREIADEVDALFIATDIDTEGEKIGYDIALNALPFNSEIYRVGFNEITKRAILRAVESFKKGEELSLDENKVKGQIVRRIEDRWIGFRLSQKLWEVFNKNYLSAGRVQTPVLGWIIERYNEHKIKVPYLSLKLEGDIYIGKIWEGEFDKEEVSVETTTYEKELPPMPPFTTDTLLEEATKRYHIGTDEIMSIAQDLFELGLCLTPDTHIVLGDGRIKTIEEIVKSREKKEILSLDLDRKSIICDKIISFWEIKFSGNLKKITLQNNYEIKATPDHHILTLKDGRLKWIPAKNIKEGDYVVMPFNYNYKIRRSHPPSKIFEKIKKIVEIDNFNDVREPEFWYNLGLLFGNDRLSLQGSEKEHLVEELFSLKEDYINAFIAGYLDARGTFLKRGKEINIATFSKNKSILEKIGIYLHSIGILTMIQEHNGYFLVIDNKFLTTFTEKIVKYTKTKNLKEFCRTVIENKNKNKNVKKSNKKIKVGNIYNDVIFIKVKKVEDLFYDGYVYDLSIKCNENFISNGIISHNCTYHRTSSTRVSIDGMKVAREYLKLNNLEHYIKNRDYFMEGAHECIRPTKPMDTDELIEFLRENNIKLTKNHIKIYDLIFRRFIASQTKEAILEYEEIYIKDLDEKIEGYVDIKFDGWSRFYPLKLKKLPKIEKNSLKVLEKKLIKVPKVPLYDEGEVIKLMKERGIGRPSTYAQIIKKLLDRKYVIKSKDKNKLIPTKLGIEVYNFLIENYPHLISEERTRDLEEIMDKIERGEVDYLEVLKVLHEEILSIE, via the coding sequence ATGATTCCAATGATCTACAAGGGCATGTGTCCAAACTGTGAAGACGAGATAAGAAGTGAGAGATTGGAAGTTGGAGTTTGTGAAAAGTGTCTACCTATTGACAAAAAATTAGAAAAATTAGAACTATGCAAAAACTTAAAAAAAGAAAAAACATTAAAAAATTTGGAAAAATATTGCTCAGTTTGGAATGAATTTAAAAAATTTGAAGAGTTTGTAAAAAGGTTAGGATTTGAACTTTTAAGTATTCAAAAGATGTGGGCGAAGAGGGTATTAAAAAATAAGAGTTTTTCAATAGTTGCACCAACAGGTGTGGGGAAAAGCTTTTTTGGAATAATAATGAGTTTATATTTAACTAAAAAAGGAAAAAAATGCTACATTATATTGCCAACAACTCTTTTAGTGAAACAAACCCATGATCGTATTCTTTCTCTAATTGAAAAATGCAAATTAAATATAAATGTGATTTCATACCACTCAGATCTATCTACAAAAGAAAAAAAAGAAGCAAAAGAGAAAATAGAGAATGGAGATTACGACTTATTAATAACTACATCAAATTACTTGGCTAAAAATGATATAAACAATAAATTCGACTTTATATTTGTTGATGATGTTGATTCACTGTTAAAAGCATCTAAAAATATTGATAAAACACTGAAATTGTTAGGATTTGATGAAGAACTGATAAAGGAGGCATATAAAATCATATATCTTATAAAAATTGGAAAGATAGAAGAAGCATTGAAAAAAAGAGAAGAATTAAAAAGAAAGGTCTCAAACATAAATCATGGATGTTTGATTATTGCCTCAGCAACGGGGAAGAGTTATGGAGATAAGGTTAAACTTTATAGAGAGTTGTTAGATTTTGAAATTGGGTTTGGAATGAATAAACTTAGAGATGTAGAGGATATTTATGACGAGGAATTTAAGAAAGAGGAGGTTTTAGAGTATATAAAAATATTTGGTTCGGGAGGTTTAGTGTTCGTTCCAATCGATTACGGGGTAGAGAAAGCTGAGGAGATAGAGAAATATCTGTTAGAAAATAATATAAAGGCAAAATTAATTTACTCAAAAGATAAAAAAGGATTTGAAGAGTTTAGAAAAGGAGAGATAGATGTTTTGATTGGTGTCGCTTCATACTATGGTGTTTTAGTTAGGGGCTTAGACATGCCCGAGAGGGTTAGATACGCAGTGTTTTACGGAATTCCAAAATTTAAGATTAAATTAAAAGAATATATTGACAAATTAATTGAAAAAGGAGTTTTGAAAGAAAATATCGATATTGAGAATAAATCAGAAGATGAAATAAGACATATAGTAAAAGAAAAGTTAAAAATGAAAAATTTCTCAATTAAACTTGAAAATGGAGAATATTTTATCCTAATTCCTGATGTAAAAACATATATTCAAGCTTCTGGAAGAACTTCGAGAATGACTGAATTCGGATTAACTAAGGGAGCAAGTATAGTTTTAGTAGATGATAAAGATATATTTGAATATTTAAGAAAATATATGTTATTTATGTATGAAAGTGAGTTTAAAAAGATCGATGAAGTTGACATAAGGGAGTTAATTAAAAAAATAGATGAAGATAGGGAAAAAATAAAATCTGGAAGGAGCTCTGGAAAGACCCCAGATCTACTTAAATCAGTGCTTATGGTCGTTGAAAGTCCAAATAAAGCAAGAACTATTGCAAACTTTTTCGGAAAACCCTCCGTTAGAAAGATAAAAAATAGAAACGTTTATGAAGTTTGTGTTGGGGACTTAAACTTATTAATCACTGCAAGCGGAGGGCATGTATTCGACCTCGTTACGAAAGAAGGATTCTACGGAGTTAAGATAGAAGATAATATATATATTCCAATATATGCATCAATAAAGAAAGTGAATGGAGAGCAATTCACTGATCAAAAAGATTTAGAGGATGTTATAAAACAATTAATGGAAAAAGGAGAAAAAATAACAAATATAATAGATGCAAAAGATAATATAGAAATAATTAGAGAAATAGCAGATGAAGTTGACGCTTTATTTATAGCCACAGATATTGATACAGAAGGAGAAAAAATAGGTTATGATATTGCATTAAACGCCCTTCCGTTTAACAGCGAAATATATCGAGTTGGATTTAATGAAATTACCAAAAGAGCAATATTACGAGCAGTGGAGTCATTTAAAAAAGGAGAAGAATTGTCTCTGGATGAAAATAAAGTTAAAGGTCAAATTGTCAGAAGAATCGAAGATAGATGGATAGGATTCAGATTAAGTCAAAAACTTTGGGAAGTGTTTAACAAAAACTATCTCTCAGCCGGTAGGGTTCAAACACCTGTCTTAGGATGGATAATAGAGAGATATAACGAACATAAAATAAAAGTTCCATACTTATCGCTAAAACTTGAAGGGGATATATACATAGGGAAAATATGGGAAGGAGAGTTTGACAAAGAGGAAGTCAGCGTAGAAACAACAACCTACGAAAAAGAACTGCCCCCAATGCCCCCATTTACAACAGACACTCTATTGGAAGAAGCAACAAAACGATACCACATAGGGACTGATGAAATAATGTCCATAGCCCAAGATCTGTTCGAGTTGGGTCTTTGCTTAACTCCTGATACACACATTGTATTGGGAGATGGAAGGATCAAAACCATTGAGGAAATAGTAAAAAGTAGGGAGAAAAAAGAAATACTATCATTAGATCTCGATAGAAAGTCAATAATATGTGATAAAATCATTAGTTTTTGGGAAATAAAATTCTCTGGAAATCTTAAAAAGATAACATTACAAAACAATTATGAAATAAAAGCAACGCCAGATCACCATATATTAACATTAAAAGATGGCAGATTAAAATGGATTCCTGCAAAAAATATAAAAGAAGGGGATTATGTTGTTATGCCATTTAATTATAACTATAAAATTAGAAGATCACATCCCCCTTCTAAGATATTTGAAAAAATTAAAAAAATAGTTGAGATAGATAACTTCAACGATGTTAGAGAACCTGAATTTTGGTATAATCTTGGATTGTTATTTGGAAACGATAGATTAAGTTTACAAGGTTCAGAAAAAGAGCATTTAGTAGAGGAGTTGTTCTCTTTAAAAGAGGACTATATAAACGCATTTATTGCCGGTTATTTGGATGCACGTGGAACATTTTTAAAGAGAGGAAAAGAAATTAATATTGCCACATTTTCAAAAAATAAATCCATATTAGAGAAGATCGGAATTTATCTCCACTCAATAGGGATCTTAACCATGATCCAAGAGCATAATGGATATTTTTTAGTTATAGACAACAAGTTCTTAACTACCTTCACTGAAAAAATAGTTAAATATACAAAAACCAAAAATTTGAAGGAATTTTGCAGAACTGTAATTGAAAATAAGAATAAAAATAAAAATGTTAAAAAAAGTAACAAAAAAATCAAAGTTGGCAATATATACAACGACGTGATATTCATTAAAGTTAAAAAAGTGGAAGATCTCTTCTACGATGGTTATGTGTATGATTTAAGCATTAAATGCAATGAAAACTTTATATCTAATGGAATTATCTCACATAACTGCACATATCATCGAACATCATCTACAAGGGTCTCAATCGATGGGATGAAGGTTGCAAGAGAGTATTTAAAGCTTAACAACTTAGAGCACTACATTAAGAATAGGGACTACTTTATGGAAGGGGCTCACGAGTGTATAAGACCCACTAAACCGATGGATACTGATGAGTTAATCGAATTTTTAAGAGAAAATAATATAAAATTAACAAAAAACCATATAAAAATATACGACTTGATATTTAGACGATTTATCGCTTCTCAGACAAAGGAGGCAATTTTGGAGTATGAAGAAATTTATATAAAAGATTTAGATGAAAAAATAGAGGGATACGTAGATATAAAGTTTGATGGATGGAGTAGATTCTATCCTTTAAAATTGAAAAAACTTCCAAAAATTGAAAAAAACAGTTTAAAAGTGTTAGAGAAAAAACTTATAAAAGTTCCAAAAGTTCCACTGTATGATGAAGGAGAAGTTATCAAACTAATGAAAGAGAGAGGCATTGGAAGACCATCGACATATGCTCAAATAATCAAAAAACTACTGGATAGAAAATATGTAATAAAGAGTAAGGATAAAAATAAATTAATCCCTACAAAACTCGGAATTGAGGTCTATAATTTCCTAATAGAGAATTATCCACATCTGATTTCTGAAGAGAGGACAAGGGATTTAGAAGAGATAATGGATAAAATTGAAAGAGGAGAAGTGGACTACTTAGAAGTGTTAAAAGTCCTACACGAAGAGATTTTAAGCATAGAATAG